The genomic window CCAGGTCGACCGCCGACTACGTGCCCCGGCTGATGGCGGCGCTCGACCACCCGAAGGTCGTGGTGCCGGTGCACTGGGACAACTTCGAGACCCCGCTGACCAATCCGCCGACCGTCGCGCCGAGCGACCGCGAGCGTCTCGACGCTCTCATCGCGGCGGTGCGAAAGGCGTCCCCGCGTAGCCGGGTGGTGGTGCCGGAGTACCACACGGCGTACCGCTTCTAGGCGTACACGCAGGGGCCGGGATCGGACGATCCCGGCCCCTGCACGCGGTGCTCACTTGGCGAGCGGCTGGCCCTGCTTGTCCTTGAACGACCCGACCAGGATCAGGATGAAGTCGATCAGCGTCCAGATGCCCAGACCACCGAAGGTGATCAGCTGCAGCACGCCGGTGCCGACCTTGCCGACGTAGAAGCGGTGCACGCCGAGCACGCCGACGAAGAAGCAGAGCAGAAGGGCGACCACCCAGGACTTCTGGGCGGTGGCGGAGACAGGAGCGGTCACGGTGGTCCTTTCACGGATGACGTTGCGGCCGGGAGCGTAACGGGGCCGTGGACCACCCGACAAGATCGAGAAGATGAAGTCCAGCCGGACGTTGGATCCGCCGGTCAGCCAGCCGCCAGGTCGCGCAGCGCGCAGACCGACTTCCAGTTGCGGGTGGT from Micromonospora kangleipakensis includes these protein-coding regions:
- a CDS encoding TM2 domain-containing protein produces the protein MTAPVSATAQKSWVVALLLCFFVGVLGVHRFYVGKVGTGVLQLITFGGLGIWTLIDFILILVGSFKDKQGQPLAK